A window of bacterium genomic DNA:
GCAAACGGTGAGGGCTGCCGCATGTCCCCTCTCCCTCCCAGGGAGAGGGCTAGGGTGAGGGTCAAGGTGGGGAACGTGGAAGCGGCGGGGAAAGGATTCCCCGCCCTACGGCATCGCAAACGGTGAGGGCTGCCGCATGTCCCCTCTCCCTCCCAGGGAGAGGGCTAGGGTGAGGGTCGAGGGTGGGAGCGGAAAAAACGGCGGGGACAAAAGTCCCCGCCCTACATTCAGGCGCACGGCGGCCCGCCGGCCGGCGTCAGAGGTTGAGCTTCTTGGCGGCCGCCCGGTCGCGCAGCCAGGCGAAAATCGCAATGCCCGGCGCGAACAGGGAGCCGATGCCAAGGATGATGGAGAACTGGCTCCCCTCGAGGATCAGGATGACCGCCAGGTAGACGAAGATCAGGAGGAACGCGAAGCCCAGGAACCAGCCGAAGACGTTGCGGACAATCTCCGGGAGGCGCACCTTGCCGGCGAAGAGAAGCAACAGGGTGATGATGATGCCGATGATGCCAAAGATGTTTGGGCGCGACTTGATGACGTACTCCCCGGACAGGTGGTAGTTCACCAGCGGCTGTTTGGGGTCCCAGAAGATGGTTTTGGCCGCGGTGTCCACGGCGGTCACCGTCACGCGCTCGGCGTGGGGGCTGGGGTACACATTTCCTCTCGAATCGGTGACCGAGCCGATGAGCACGTCGTAGCCGACCTCGATCCCCGCGGCGTCGGCCACCGCGGCTTCGGTGTCGCCGGGACGCAGCACGACCTCATCTCCGCCGAAGCTCTTCAGGTCCAAGGCCGACGTCTCCGCGGCCGTCCCGCCCTCGACGGAAACTATCTTCGGCTCGAGCTTCTGCTCCACCACGAGGTTGACCGCGAGCTGGACGATCCCGCCGCCGATGAAGATGAAGACGAAGATGCCGGTCATGACGATGGCCATGACCCACCCGCCGATGGTCGCCGCCTTCTCGCTCTTGCCCATCATGCTGTAGACCAGGTTGGCCGCCAAGGCGATGACGGCGCACCCGCCGAAGAAGATAGTCACGTAGATGAAGCTCTCCGGCATGAGGTACCCGAGCAGGCCCATGAGGGTGGCCATGGCCAGGAGGATGCCGACGATGAGGGTCACGGGGCGCGAAACCCTTCCCCGCAGGCCCGGGAAGAGGAACCAGGCCACTAAAAGCGTGAAGGCGAAGATGGCGATGTCCAGCGCCAGACCCAGGCCGACGAAGGCGAGTAAGCCGTCGGCGATGGCGGCCAGGCCGACGACGAGGGCCGCGATGGCGCCCACGGTCCGCAGACCGGCGGCCGATTTCGCGGGTTCCTCGCGTCGGGGCAGCTTGCCCCAAAAGATGAAGGCGAGGATGGCGAACATGAGCCCTACGAAAAAGACGATGGGCCCACCACCGAAGACGGCCAGGACGATGAACCCCAGCGTCAGGATGATGGAGATGACGATGAGGGCAGTGTAGGGCGGGTTTTTCTTGTATTCGTCGTCCACCGCGTCCTCCCGGTCGGTTGGGTCCGGTCCTGGGCTCGAAAAAAGCGGATTACTCCAGGGGACGGTCGCACTCCGTCCCTCGAGGGTGCGGTAATGGTGGGCCTAACTGGGATCGAACCAGTGACCTCACGCTTATCAGGCGTGCGCTCTAACCGGACTGAGCTATAGGCCCGCTTGTCGTCGGGGAGCAGGTAAATTTTAGCAAAGACCCGTTGCGTTGGCAAGGCCCGCGAGCCGCCGGAAAACGGGCGCCGGCGGTAGTACCGCCTCCTGTTCCGCGACGGGGGGGGGTAACTGACGGCGGTTCGCGCCGCGAGCGGACGGTTTATCAAGTCCGCACATCTGAACCATTCAGTGGGGGAGATTACGAAAAAAAGCCCGGTAGAGTCAACCGTCGCGTGCGGAGTGCGACCGTGCCGCGAACGAAGAATAATCCCCGGGGGCGGCAAAACCGTCGTCATGCCCCAGCCGAGCGAAAAGTCCCGGTCCGTCCAGCCCCTTGCCGCACTGCGGGCGGTGTGGTATGCTTTTAACGTCTTGGCAGGCCAGCCCCTTCCGCCGGAGCCGCCCCCTTGCCGGAGCCCTACGCCAACCTCTCCCTGGGCCTGGACATCGGCTCGAGCTTCACCCGGCTCGGCCTCGACGAGCGGCGCGTCATCTCCGGCATCTCCGGCCGGGCGGTCATCGTAAAGCCCATCCGCATCCCCACCGCCGACCCCGACGAGCTGGCCCAGTCGGTCTCCTGGGAGGCGGAGCAGTACCTGCCGTCCCTGGACGAATTGAACCTGGACTACCACGTGATTTCCACCGGCGAGGACTTCACCGAGGTGCTTCTGGTGGCGGCCAAGCGGGAGCGGCTGGAAGGGCACCTGATGATTCTGCGCCTGGCGGGGCTGGAGGCGCTGGCGATAGACGTGGACTCCTTCGCGCTGGGCAACTGCTTCGAGCTGGCCGAGCCGGAAGCCGCACGGGGGACGGTGGCGCTGGTGAACGTCGGGGCTTCGATGACCAACGTGAACGTCCTGGCGGCGCGCTCGCCGCGCTTCACCCGGGACATTTCGTTCGGCGGTTACAACTACACCGAGGCGCTGGCGCGGGTGCTCTCCCTCTCCGTGGCCGACGCCGAGAGGGCCAAGCGGGGCGAGCTGCCCGACGCCGACGCGGCCGCCGTGGACGCCGTCGTGGGCGAGACCACCCTGGAGCTGGTGGACGAGATAAGCCGGACGCTGACCCACTTCGCCGGCACGCACCCCGAGCTGGTGCCGGACGCGGTGGTCCTCTCCGGCGGCTCCAGCGTCCTGCCGCGGATTAAGAGCTCCTTCGAGGACGCGCTGGCCATCCCCGTGCGCCTTCTCGACCCCCTGGCCCGGATTGATCTCGGCGAATCGGGGATGGACCGCGAGGACCTGGCTACCCTGGCCCCGCACCTCGCCGTGGGAATCGGACTGGCCATCCGGGGCGACGACCCCGAGCTCAACCGGTGACGCGATGATCCGCATCAACCTTTTGGTCAACCGTCGCGTGATTCCGGCGCCCGCCGCCGGGGCGCAGGCTCCGACCGCCGCCAACGAGCCGCTCGCCCCCACCATGGGCGTGGGGTTCGACGAGCTGGATACGCGGCGCGAGGAATACTACCCCGTCCGCCGGACCGGGCTCAACGCCTTCCGGGTCTCCCTCGTCGTCGCCGGGGTGCTCATCGTGGGGATGGTCGTCTGGAGCTTCCTCGCCGGTGGCGGGCTGACCGAGGAACGGGATGCGCACGGCCGGCTGGAGGGGGAGATTACCGACGCCAAGGGGGCCGCGCCCGACCTGGAGTCCCTCGAAGCGCGAAGGGCCGAAACCTCGGCCAACGTGATGGCCCTCCAGCGCCTGGCCGAGCCCGGCGGGGCGGTGGAGCGCTACATCGGCCTCTTGAACGCCGTGAACGCCGCCGTCCCCAAGCGGGAGGTCTGGCTGACCGAGGTGCGCGAGCGCGGCGGCTCGGTGGACATCCGCGGCAACACCTACAGCGACCACTCCATGGCTACCATCCTCGATGAGCTACTCAAAAGCCCCAACCTCTCCGGGGTGAAACCGCTCGGCGCCAAGAGCGTTGACCTGGGCGGGATGAAAGTGCTCCAGTTCGAGTTCAGCGCCAGGCTGGATTGAGTCGCATAAAAGAGAGGTGATAAATTGTCGTATAGAGGCGAATTTTGCAGGGCTTGCGGTCGGAAGCTATCAAACGGTAACTGCCCAAATAGATGTGGCGATTGCTACATGGACAGAAGACCTTTCAGGGAGTTCTGTGAAATCTGCGGGGCTAAATGCTTCCCCCCTCCCCGTTGTCCGGAGCACGACCTTCAAGAGGCTTGAATCTGCTGACTGGAATGAGCGGCAGGCTGCTCCCCCCGAAACATCCGCACGCGGTGTCCCCGTTCGGTGGTCAGTGAGGGATTAATTGGGCAAGCGCAGATTCAAGGACCCGGTGGTACAGAAGGCGGTGCTGGTGTACCTCATCGCCGCCCTCGCGGCCTACCTCGTCTTCCACTACGGGGTGCTGGGTCAGTACCGGGAGGCGGACAAGGTCCGGGAGGGCAACGCCCGCCTCTCCTCCGAGCTCCAGACCGCGCTGGCCGATTCCACCCGGGCCGGGGAGCTGGCGGCCGAGATCGAGGCCAACGAGGGGCGGATTGATGACCTGCGCCGGAGCCTGCCGCCCAGCCTCAACGAGGCGGAGCTCATCCGCCGCGTGACCCAGGCCGCCCAGAGCGCGGGCATAGACTCCTCCTTCGACGCCTTCGACATCAAGGCCGAGCCGCGCACCGAGAACAACCTGACCATCCGCACCTACGAGGTGGCCTACATCACCGGCTACCACGAGTTCGGTAAATTCGTGGCCAACCTGTCCCGCAACCTGCCCCAGGTGAGCCTGAGCGAGCTGGCCCTGGTGGGGGTGGCCTCGCCCGCCGAGGGGCGGACGCTGCGCGGGAGCGTGGTACTGTCCGTTTTTTCGAGCCCCCTGGCCGAGGGGGCGGCGGCGCCCGTCGTCACCGAGATAACGAGCGGGGGTGTGGTGGAGCTAATCGAGCCCCACACCTACGACCCCCGGGGCAAGCGCGACCCCTTCCTCGTCCCCGGCCCCCAGCCCGGCGCCCAGCCCACGGCGGAGATGGCCAACATGGCCAACCTCTACTACCGCGGGATGATGACCGTGGACGGAGTGCCCGCGGCGCTGGTGGAGGACGCCGCCGGATTCGGCTTCTCCCTGAAGGTCGGCGACGCCATCGCCGGGGGCAAGGTGGTTCAAATCACCCCCGAGGAGCTGGTCATCAGCTCGCCGGGCTACGGCCGCCGGACGCTCAAGGTCACCCAGACGCCGATACCCGTCTACTGATATTCCCGACGGCAGTCCCCGAGAGCCGCGCCGATTTATTCGGCGTTTTTTTATTCACGACGGGCGCGGGGGGGATGACGGCCGTCGTACACCGAGGCCCGCACCCCAAGTTTTGCACCGTCAACCCGCAACTAGGGGGCGTTGACCGGCTCCGAGTCAAGACAAGGGGCTTCAGCCCCTTGCTTATATGCACAAGGGGTTAAACCGAGCGAACCGAGCGAAGCGAGCTACGCCTCTGGCGAACCGAGCTATGCCCCAGCAAAACCCCTTGTCTTATATCGTTGGGGTTAAAACCCCTTGTCCGCTATTCCACGGCGGAGAAAACCCGCCCGGCCGTCGCGGGGAGAACCCCTCGGCGGGTTAAATAATCGGGTGTTTTTTTTGACTTTAACTCCCGGAGGTTTTATTCTCCTATCGGGTAGCTCTGTTTCAATTTTTAATGGATGAACTGAAAGGAGGTATGAGCATGCGCGGAAGGGTTTTACTCTTGTTCACCGCCCTCGCGTTGACCCTGGCCTGCGAGACCACCGGGCCGCAGACGGCGCCGGACGTGCCCCACGGCCTCGCCGCCGTGAGCGGCCTCGACTCCCGGGTGGACCTCGCCTGGCGGGCGCCGACCTCGGGCGAGCCGGAGCACTACCGGGTGTACCGTTCCGAGGCCGGGGGGGACTTCGAGCAGCTCGTCGAGCGCGATGGCGCCGACACCGAATACACCGACGCCTCGGCCGTGAACGGAACCTACTACGAGTACCAAATCACCGCCCTCACGGGCGGCGAGGAGTCCGACCCCTCGGATGCCGCCTGGGCCACGCCCTACTACGACTTCGAATGGGCGTGGACCTCGACGGAAAACTACTGGTTGCCCACCGAAGGGGAAGGCGTCTTCTACTGCACCGAACGACCCTTTGACGTGGCTTACCTCTGCCGGATAAGCACCGACGGCGAGCATGAACTTCAATCCGACCAGACGTGCTGGGGGTTCTCCGCCGTGGGCACGGACAACATCTACACGATGGGCATCCCTCTTCAATCGGCGATGCTGCGCGTGTGGACGATGGATCTGGAGTGGGTAGAGTCTATCGGCTTCCTGGAGACGGAATACAAGGAGCTGGGCTTCTACTCGGGCGAGCTCTTCACGATAAACGTTGATACCGGCGTGGTGGACGTTCTGGACACCCAGGGGAACCACCTGCGTTCCATCGGCGAGCCGGGCTACGAGGGCTCGGGGATGACCGACCCCTTCGGCCTGGACGTGAGCCCCGGCGGGACCCTCTACGTGGTGGACATGATGGAGGAGTCGCTCCTGGCCTTCGACGCGGTCAGCGGGGCGCTGGTCTGGCGCATCTCGGCCCCCGACCTCCCGGCGGACTTCCGCTTCCCCTCGGACGCGGCGGTGGCGCCGGACGGGTTCGTCTACCTCGTATCGGGATTCGACCAGGAGTTCCTGGTCATAGACTCCGCGGGGCGGCAGATTAAACGGGTACCCTTCGACTGGGAAGTGGACGAGGTTTACCACCTGGCCGTCGCCGACGACTTCA
This region includes:
- a CDS encoding PilN domain-containing protein; this encodes MIRINLLVNRRVIPAPAAGAQAPTAANEPLAPTMGVGFDELDTRREEYYPVRRTGLNAFRVSLVVAGVLIVGMVVWSFLAGGGLTEERDAHGRLEGEITDAKGAAPDLESLEARRAETSANVMALQRLAEPGGAVERYIGLLNAVNAAVPKREVWLTEVRERGGSVDIRGNTYSDHSMATILDELLKSPNLSGVKPLGAKSVDLGGMKVLQFEFSARLD
- the pilM gene encoding type IV pilus assembly protein PilM; amino-acid sequence: MPEPYANLSLGLDIGSSFTRLGLDERRVISGISGRAVIVKPIRIPTADPDELAQSVSWEAEQYLPSLDELNLDYHVISTGEDFTEVLLVAAKRERLEGHLMILRLAGLEALAIDVDSFALGNCFELAEPEAARGTVALVNVGASMTNVNVLAARSPRFTRDISFGGYNYTEALARVLSLSVADAERAKRGELPDADAAAVDAVVGETTLELVDEISRTLTHFAGTHPELVPDAVVLSGGSSVLPRIKSSFEDALAIPVRLLDPLARIDLGESGMDREDLATLAPHLAVGIGLAIRGDDPELNR
- the pilO gene encoding type 4a pilus biogenesis protein PilO codes for the protein MGKRRFKDPVVQKAVLVYLIAALAAYLVFHYGVLGQYREADKVREGNARLSSELQTALADSTRAGELAAEIEANEGRIDDLRRSLPPSLNEAELIRRVTQAAQSAGIDSSFDAFDIKAEPRTENNLTIRTYEVAYITGYHEFGKFVANLSRNLPQVSLSELALVGVASPAEGRTLRGSVVLSVFSSPLAEGAAAPVVTEITSGGVVELIEPHTYDPRGKRDPFLVPGPQPGAQPTAEMANMANLYYRGMMTVDGVPAALVEDAAGFGFSLKVGDAIAGGKVVQITPEELVISSPGYGRRTLKVTQTPIPVY